A single Flavobacterium sp. 1 DNA region contains:
- a CDS encoding right-handed parallel beta-helix repeat-containing protein, whose translation MKKIYIFMLSLLVSGSVSAATYYVTPTGNASNSGSSFSNAMNFKTAVGKAVAGDVILLQAGTYTIAYSAGAKNTISFTKSGTSASPIKVECVDNGKAIIDFSFPDQEWVQDSFGFSITGSYWSFKGIAITRAGYQGAYVTGANTTFENCAFYNNRNTGLEINKGGSNTTVKNCDAYRNYDPKKKGSMADGFGPKQTQGPGNKFINCRAWENSDDGYDCFDSTQKVTFENCWAIRNGVDVWNYGGFTGNGNGFKVGGNSVPADNVLTRCVAIGHPKKGFDQNNNTGSITVYNCTGYGNNINFGFGNPVQSGKKHIFKNNISLSGTISISNATEQNNSWNLSVTVNFSDFTSTNTSLAIGERQSNGDLPGNLPFKLVQGSDLIDKGTNVGLSYSGSNPDLGYSESNYTTSKKINTEISSDTIEDLNSGSILNYYPNPVKNILTIELDNEMAKGAVIQLFDLSGKLITAKTANEQTLLLNLENLPSGEYILTVTNSTNKIIKHIIKV comes from the coding sequence ATGAAAAAAATCTACATTTTTATGCTGTCACTTTTAGTTTCGGGATCAGTTTCAGCAGCGACCTATTACGTGACACCAACTGGAAATGCTTCCAATTCAGGTTCAAGTTTCTCTAACGCAATGAATTTTAAAACCGCTGTTGGCAAAGCAGTTGCCGGAGATGTCATTTTATTACAAGCCGGAACCTATACAATTGCGTATAGTGCCGGTGCTAAAAACACTATTTCATTCACAAAATCAGGAACTTCCGCAAGTCCTATTAAGGTGGAATGTGTAGATAACGGAAAGGCCATAATAGATTTTTCGTTTCCGGATCAGGAATGGGTACAAGATTCATTCGGTTTTAGTATTACAGGTTCTTACTGGAGTTTTAAAGGAATTGCCATTACAAGAGCCGGATATCAAGGAGCTTATGTAACAGGCGCCAATACTACTTTTGAAAATTGTGCTTTTTATAACAATCGTAATACTGGTTTAGAAATTAACAAAGGAGGTTCTAATACAACGGTAAAGAACTGCGATGCTTACAGGAATTATGATCCTAAAAAAAAGGGAAGTATGGCTGATGGTTTTGGCCCAAAACAAACACAAGGTCCCGGAAATAAATTCATCAACTGCCGTGCATGGGAAAATTCAGATGACGGATACGATTGCTTCGATAGTACACAAAAGGTAACTTTTGAAAATTGCTGGGCTATCAGAAATGGAGTAGATGTATGGAATTATGGAGGATTTACAGGAAACGGAAATGGTTTTAAAGTGGGAGGAAATTCAGTTCCGGCAGACAATGTACTGACCAGATGTGTTGCTATAGGTCACCCAAAAAAAGGATTCGATCAGAATAACAATACCGGAAGCATAACGGTATACAATTGTACAGGATATGGGAATAATATAAATTTTGGCTTTGGTAATCCGGTACAATCCGGAAAAAAACATATTTTCAAAAATAATATTTCATTATCCGGAACCATATCCATATCAAACGCCACGGAGCAAAACAATTCGTGGAATTTAAGTGTCACTGTAAATTTCTCCGATTTTACAAGTACCAATACTTCACTTGCTATTGGCGAAAGACAGTCAAATGGTGACCTTCCGGGTAATTTGCCTTTTAAATTGGTTCAGGGAAGCGATTTGATAGACAAAGGAACTAATGTAGGTCTTTCTTATTCTGGCAGTAATCCTGATTTAGGTTATTCAGAAAGTAACTATACAACCAGTAAAAAAATAAATACTGAGATATCTTCGGATACTATAGAAGATTTGAACTCTGGTAGTATATTAAATTACTATCCGAATCCGGTAAAAAATATCCTTACAATAGAATTAGATAATGAAATGGCAAAAGGAGCTGTAATTCAATTATTTGATTTGTCAGGTAAATTAATTACTGCTAAAACTGCAAATGAACAAACACTCCTGTTAAATTTAGAAAATCTTCCATCAGGAGAATATATCCTTACTGTAACAAATTCTACAAATAAAATTATTAAACATATTATTAAAGTTTAG
- a CDS encoding FG-GAP-like repeat-containing protein, translated as MNYKNTFKIKLLSFFLFYLNIITSQNFEKVLYTENLKGGYNGFSTFVDYNKDGLLDIFVTGVDFGSNGDFSHAIFYKNNGDKTFTESAIKNIPRAIYGDCSWGDFDNNGTLDLIYSGTTSGFAEYNITKIYKNINNGCEFVEIPTSIPAIFNGTVEWVDVNNDGLLDVFYQGLNKKEEYDSGVFKNNGNETFTKIENTSFYIINGARANFQHNRAQWADFDGDGLKDIITASSTKTEREFAIYKNLGNFKFEKINFTLPQLSYVSMDVGDINNDGLIDFVFTGSSKFDLMSGDPGTKLYFYVNKGNMNFNNSFTMNNDGAFLSKIRLGDFDNDGFLDLINYGTGLSWRNTKFYLNNKSGQFSEINKSFPDCYFGGVDFGDYDNDKDLDILYYGRIENPRDDEVTYVYENKTLNIELPTEILFDKGCDCNLQGDFSLNNSVDNVKWDFNDPATGTSNESVSLRPKHTFSKRGTYIISATYTKGAKTETLNKTISIFGLPEVTQPADVSTCNVNEEFNFHTIKDNEILKNLSPLDYEINYYLSQTDADNNTNKLSDVYKIQKVKETIYVRIQNKEKSNCYVVKKFEINVLASPIANAIDDIYVCDSDNDGFSLFNLNNVENIIIGNQINVKIDYYDSKNNLLTTPLSNNYKNTIKDKDYIIAKITNTATNCFIETKINLIASPLPIANNLDVLVGCDDNNDGISEYFDTSLVEKNVLAGQMDMKVSYYDNLGNEIIYPLANPFTNTTIGSQNIIIRVTNLKTNCSSETILVLKTSSKPIISKPKTIFACEEEKGFGNFNTETIESQLIGNQSGLKVLYKDVNGVILPSPLPKYFKNTIADHQTIFVRVENSLNPLCFSETSFDLTVNKLPVVNLQNKYVICGLDSHLFISVDSNFDSYQWKFEDGTIISTSNEAKLIKDGNYNLRISKSENGIMCENNFPFSLIRSKLPTIENVVYDEFGSNSVEIKASGDGVFEYSIDSINYQDSNIFNNISGGDYVAHVKDKGGCGEDNEEITLLNYPKFVTPNDDGYNDYWQIKGIDKYPKAKIYIYDRYGKLLKQLDPKEIGWDGKYNQQNLISDDYWFTVNLGNQNRVFKGHFSLKR; from the coding sequence ATGAATTATAAAAATACATTTAAAATAAAATTACTCAGTTTTTTTCTATTTTATTTAAACATAATTACATCTCAAAATTTTGAAAAAGTATTATATACTGAAAATTTAAAAGGTGGCTATAATGGTTTTTCAACATTTGTTGATTATAATAAAGATGGTTTATTAGACATTTTTGTAACAGGAGTTGATTTTGGCAGTAATGGAGATTTCAGTCATGCTATTTTTTATAAAAACAATGGAGATAAAACATTTACAGAAAGCGCAATAAAAAATATTCCCAGAGCAATTTACGGCGATTGTTCGTGGGGTGATTTTGACAATAATGGGACTTTAGATTTGATTTATTCCGGTACAACTAGTGGTTTTGCAGAATATAACATAACAAAGATTTACAAAAATATTAATAACGGTTGTGAATTTGTAGAAATTCCTACTTCAATCCCTGCAATATTCAATGGCACCGTTGAATGGGTTGATGTAAATAATGATGGTTTATTAGATGTTTTTTATCAAGGCCTAAATAAGAAAGAAGAATATGATTCTGGAGTTTTTAAAAACAATGGAAATGAAACATTTACAAAAATTGAAAATACAAGTTTCTATATTATTAATGGAGCTAGAGCAAATTTTCAACACAATAGGGCTCAATGGGCAGATTTTGATGGAGATGGTTTAAAAGACATTATTACTGCTTCTTCAACAAAAACCGAACGGGAATTTGCTATATATAAAAATTTAGGGAATTTTAAATTTGAAAAAATAAACTTTACTCTTCCTCAATTGAGCTATGTTAGTATGGATGTAGGGGATATAAATAATGATGGGCTAATAGATTTCGTTTTTACTGGAAGTTCAAAATTTGATTTGATGAGTGGAGATCCAGGAACTAAACTCTATTTTTATGTCAATAAAGGAAATATGAATTTTAACAATTCATTTACCATGAATAATGATGGTGCCTTTTTATCAAAAATAAGACTAGGAGATTTTGATAATGATGGTTTTTTAGATCTCATTAACTATGGTACAGGTCTTTCTTGGAGAAATACAAAATTTTATTTAAATAATAAAAGCGGTCAGTTCTCTGAAATAAACAAATCATTCCCAGATTGTTACTTCGGTGGAGTAGATTTTGGAGATTATGATAATGACAAAGATTTAGATATACTTTATTATGGCAGAATCGAAAATCCAAGAGATGATGAAGTTACTTATGTTTATGAGAATAAAACTTTAAACATTGAACTTCCAACTGAGATTCTTTTCGATAAAGGATGTGACTGTAATTTACAAGGAGATTTTTCGTTAAACAATTCAGTGGATAATGTAAAATGGGACTTTAACGATCCTGCTACTGGAACATCAAATGAGTCTGTTTCACTCAGACCAAAACACACTTTTTCAAAAAGAGGAACATATATAATTTCTGCAACATATACGAAAGGAGCAAAAACTGAAACTCTTAATAAAACCATTTCTATATTTGGCTTACCCGAAGTAACTCAACCCGCAGATGTTTCAACTTGTAATGTGAATGAGGAATTTAATTTTCATACTATTAAAGACAATGAAATACTTAAAAATTTATCACCTTTAGATTATGAAATAAACTATTACTTATCACAAACCGATGCTGATAACAACACAAATAAATTATCAGATGTATACAAAATTCAAAAGGTAAAGGAAACTATTTATGTCAGAATCCAAAACAAAGAAAAATCAAATTGCTATGTAGTTAAAAAATTTGAAATAAATGTTTTGGCTTCCCCAATAGCAAATGCTATTGATGATATTTATGTTTGTGATTCTGACAATGATGGATTTTCATTATTTAATCTTAACAATGTTGAAAATATAATTATTGGAAATCAAATAAACGTTAAAATTGATTACTATGACAGCAAAAACAATCTACTGACAACTCCATTATCCAATAATTACAAAAACACAATTAAAGACAAAGATTATATTATCGCTAAAATTACAAATACAGCTACCAATTGTTTTATTGAAACAAAAATAAATTTAATTGCTAGCCCTTTGCCAATTGCCAATAATTTAGATGTTTTAGTTGGTTGTGATGATAACAATGATGGGATTTCAGAATATTTTGACACTTCCTTAGTAGAAAAAAATGTTTTAGCTGGTCAAATGGATATGAAAGTCTCTTATTATGACAACCTAGGAAATGAAATAATATACCCTTTGGCTAATCCATTTACAAATACAACAATTGGAAGCCAAAATATAATTATACGAGTAACAAATCTTAAAACTAATTGTTCATCTGAAACAATACTAGTACTTAAAACATCTTCAAAGCCAATAATTAGCAAACCAAAAACCATATTTGCATGTGAGGAAGAAAAAGGATTTGGAAATTTTAACACCGAAACAATCGAATCTCAGCTAATAGGAAATCAATCTGGTTTGAAAGTTTTATATAAAGATGTAAATGGAGTTATATTACCCAGCCCTTTGCCAAAATATTTCAAAAATACTATCGCTGACCACCAAACTATTTTTGTCAGAGTTGAAAACAGTCTAAATCCTTTATGTTTCTCAGAAACAAGTTTTGATTTGACAGTCAATAAATTGCCAGTAGTAAATTTGCAAAATAAGTATGTTATATGTGGTTTAGATTCTCATTTATTTATTTCTGTTGATTCCAATTTTGATTCATATCAATGGAAATTTGAAGATGGAACAATTATTTCAACTTCTAATGAAGCTAAGCTTATTAAGGACGGTAATTATAACTTGAGAATTTCAAAAAGTGAAAATGGAATAATGTGTGAAAATAATTTCCCTTTTAGTTTAATAAGATCAAAATTACCCACCATAGAAAATGTAGTTTATGATGAATTTGGGAGTAATAGTGTTGAAATAAAAGCATCGGGAGATGGTGTTTTTGAATATTCTATTGATAGCATTAATTATCAGGACAGTAATATTTTTAATAATATTTCAGGGGGAGATTATGTTGCACATGTAAAAGATAAAGGAGGCTGTGGTGAAGATAATGAGGAAATAACATTGCTTAACTATCCAAAATTTGTAACTCCAAATGATGATGGTTATAATGATTATTGGCAAATTAAAGGAATCGATAAATATCCAAAAGCTAAGATTTATATTTATGACAGATATGGAAAGTTACTTAAGCAATTAGATCCTAAAGAAATAGGATGGGATGGAAAATATAATCAGCAAAATTTAATTTCTGATGATTATTGGTTCACTGTAAATTTAGGAAATCAAAACAGAGTTTTTAAAGGACACTTTTCATTAAAAAGATAG
- a CDS encoding right-handed parallel beta-helix repeat-containing protein codes for MRLNTFKIILTVFLIVGSLFSANAAEIWVSPHGKDSNLGTKSSPLATIQMAVRKARELRRLKDPSIKDGIHIIVMNGTYYLNEPLFVRPEDSGSAESPTTIEADANAKPILSGGIEIKNWKKSDVSINGLKKGIVWEANAPENAGEIINYRQLWVNGKKAVRVKSTAGNQMDRILSWDAATETCWIPYKDKSIKFEPGMEMLIVQWWSTANLRIKNIEVQKDSARLSFEQPESHIQSEHPWPAPWISKNNGNSAFYLNNGISMLNEPGEWYLDRKKGKIYYIPRAGEDLTSAKVTVPVLENLVKMEGTLDTPVHHFNFKGISFQYSNWLRPSQQGHVPLQAGMYLLDAYKLKTPGTSNQANLENQGWVGRPRAAVEVNYANNTQFESCSFEHLSSTGLDLHRGTNHNTVKGNLFKDIGGNGINLGVFSEESFEAHLPYTVKDERIVCSDELIADNLITNVANEDWGCLGIAAGFIKNLTIEHNEISDVAYSGISMGWGWTPTENVMRNNKILANKIHHYAKHLHDVAGIYTLSSQPDSRIEENYIDKVYNSPYAHDPFLWLYLYTDEGSQHFTIKNNWIPIQKILKNNNGPAGNVWQDNYAFVDPKIKENAGIRKPYSDLTKEVVIDEAWGLQEMPKSVTIELIGKDLDIEKIKSTIKGFRIVGEELYQWENHLVIYGLMNQPERTKKKLALAFPALEIKIYENPIYNFQNFQRCKEVKVASEWENIVLTANLVQDEKMQKEYIDYHTTQFEKWPEIAKGFCNADFQQLQVFKNGRQLMLVISIPKGESLDKLNPKTTENNPRVDDWNTLMKKYQTGIEGVKPNETWIFLKRIN; via the coding sequence ATGCGTTTAAATACTTTTAAAATAATATTGACTGTTTTTTTAATTGTGGGTTCCTTGTTTTCAGCAAATGCTGCCGAAATCTGGGTTTCACCTCACGGAAAAGACAGTAATCTAGGAACAAAATCAAGTCCGTTGGCTACAATCCAAATGGCAGTTAGAAAAGCCAGAGAATTACGCCGTTTGAAAGATCCATCGATAAAAGACGGAATTCATATTATCGTAATGAACGGAACCTATTATTTAAACGAACCTTTATTTGTAAGACCCGAAGATTCCGGATCGGCAGAAAGTCCAACTACTATTGAAGCTGATGCCAATGCCAAACCAATTTTAAGTGGTGGAATCGAAATCAAAAACTGGAAAAAATCAGATGTTTCTATAAACGGACTAAAAAAAGGAATCGTTTGGGAAGCCAATGCTCCTGAAAACGCAGGTGAAATCATCAATTACCGACAATTATGGGTCAACGGAAAAAAAGCCGTTAGGGTCAAAAGCACTGCCGGAAATCAAATGGACAGAATTTTGTCTTGGGATGCTGCAACCGAAACTTGCTGGATTCCTTATAAAGATAAGTCTATTAAGTTTGAACCCGGAATGGAAATGCTTATTGTCCAATGGTGGTCAACTGCCAATCTTCGAATCAAAAATATTGAAGTGCAAAAAGACAGCGCCAGACTTTCTTTTGAACAGCCTGAAAGCCACATTCAAAGCGAACATCCTTGGCCAGCACCTTGGATTTCAAAAAACAACGGTAATTCAGCTTTCTATTTAAATAATGGTATTTCAATGCTGAACGAACCCGGAGAATGGTATTTGGACAGAAAAAAAGGTAAAATCTATTACATTCCAAGAGCGGGGGAAGATTTAACTTCGGCAAAAGTTACCGTTCCGGTTTTGGAAAATTTAGTAAAAATGGAAGGAACTTTGGATACTCCCGTACATCATTTTAATTTCAAAGGAATTTCGTTTCAGTACAGCAATTGGCTTCGTCCTTCGCAGCAAGGTCACGTTCCGTTGCAGGCGGGAATGTATTTGCTGGATGCTTATAAATTAAAAACTCCAGGAACTTCTAATCAGGCGAATTTAGAAAATCAGGGATGGGTAGGCAGACCGAGAGCAGCTGTTGAGGTAAATTATGCGAACAATACCCAATTCGAATCCTGTAGTTTTGAGCATTTGTCTTCCACAGGTTTGGATTTGCATAGAGGAACTAATCATAATACTGTTAAAGGGAATTTATTTAAAGACATTGGCGGAAACGGAATCAATCTGGGCGTTTTCTCAGAAGAATCCTTCGAGGCGCATTTGCCTTATACTGTAAAAGACGAAAGAATAGTTTGTTCCGATGAATTGATTGCTGATAATTTGATTACGAATGTTGCAAACGAAGATTGGGGTTGTCTAGGAATTGCTGCCGGTTTTATAAAGAATCTGACGATTGAACACAACGAAATTTCGGATGTGGCTTACAGCGGAATTTCAATGGGTTGGGGTTGGACACCCACCGAAAACGTAATGCGAAACAACAAAATTTTGGCGAATAAAATTCATCATTATGCCAAACATTTACACGATGTAGCAGGAATTTATACGCTTTCATCACAGCCGGACAGCAGAATAGAAGAGAACTATATTGATAAGGTTTATAATAGTCCGTATGCACACGATCCGTTTTTGTGGCTGTATTTGTATACCGATGAAGGAAGTCAGCATTTTACAATCAAAAATAACTGGATTCCGATTCAGAAAATATTGAAAAACAATAATGGTCCTGCGGGGAATGTTTGGCAGGACAATTATGCTTTTGTTGATCCAAAAATCAAGGAAAATGCAGGAATCAGAAAACCATACAGCGATTTAACCAAAGAAGTTGTCATTGATGAAGCTTGGGGACTGCAGGAAATGCCAAAATCGGTTACGATAGAATTAATCGGAAAAGATTTGGATATCGAAAAAATCAAATCGACCATAAAAGGTTTCCGAATTGTAGGCGAAGAATTGTACCAATGGGAAAATCATCTGGTGATTTACGGATTGATGAATCAGCCGGAAAGGACGAAAAAGAAGTTGGCTTTAGCATTTCCTGCATTGGAAATTAAAATCTACGAAAATCCAATTTATAATTTCCAGAATTTCCAAAGATGTAAAGAGGTAAAAGTAGCATCCGAATGGGAGAATATTGTTCTGACTGCAAATTTAGTGCAAGATGAGAAAATGCAAAAAGAATATATTGATTATCACACCACTCAATTTGAAAAGTGGCCGGAAATTGCAAAAGGTTTCTGTAATGCCGATTTTCAGCAACTGCAGGTTTTCAAAAACGGAAGACAATTGATGTTGGTTATCAGTATTCCAAAAGGCGAAAGCTTAGATAAGCTGAATCCAAAAACTACCGAAAATAATCCACGCGTAGACGATTGGAACACCTTAATGAAAAAATATCAAACAGGAATTGAAGGTGTAAAACCAAATGAAACCTGGATATTTTTGAAAAGAATAAACTGA